In one window of Haloarcula halophila DNA:
- a CDS encoding heavy metal translocating P-type ATPase — MGDCTLCGLPTPEPPHASSDIDGEYCCRGCLTVARTLDEQPEEAPVDEHLDTGPAAADVEGAEAYLDVSGMHCATCEQFLETTATDVAGVRAAEASYTSGMMQVVYDPDQTGLTAVAEGVSTHGYDARERADTGEDDDQQAVGRLLVGGFFGMMTMMWYILFLYPVYLGIGPGGGLVNLSGPAGGYLFANVWVMVTVVLGYTGYPLLRGAVVSLRVGHPNMDLLVAVAATTAYVYSTIAMLLGQVDVYFDIAIVVVLAVTIGDYYQERVRRRATSRIAAITDERSETARRRTAAGTETIDHSEIDGRDELVVQEGERVPVDGSVVEGTGAVDEALVTGESLPITKGPGDEVIGGGTLVDGGLVVRADEEPTSTADRLVETLWNVQSGVAGPQRLVDRIATVFVPLVFVLAVLTTVGHLAFGSGTTPALLTGLTVLVVSCPCALGLATPMAVAAGIRDALADGIVITDKGVLETATEIETVAFDKTGTLTTGEMAVRDVVGDDGTLAYAAAIEQFATHPVAEAIVDAGTPRDDPVTDFENYPGQGVGATVGDREVLVGGHFLMADRGWTIPSEFEDRYRSAPADTVPSYVGWNGRVRGVVVAGDEFRPEWESVLNELAETYRVVVITGDDPGAARRLDDHPAVDEVFAGVPPEAKAAVVEQLTATETVAMVGDGSNDAPALAAADVGIAMERGTRLAVDAADVVVTTDTLTPVPSVFETTRGTRRRVRENLGWAFLYNGIAVPLAVAGVLNPLFAAVAMATSSLLVVLNSTRAVRSRPVADRR, encoded by the coding sequence GTGGGTGACTGTACGCTCTGTGGCCTGCCCACACCGGAGCCACCACACGCTTCCTCGGATATCGACGGCGAGTACTGCTGTCGGGGCTGTCTCACCGTCGCTCGGACACTCGACGAACAGCCCGAGGAGGCTCCCGTCGACGAGCATCTCGACACGGGTCCGGCGGCGGCGGACGTGGAGGGGGCCGAGGCGTATCTCGATGTCTCAGGGATGCACTGTGCGACCTGCGAGCAGTTCTTGGAGACGACAGCGACTGACGTCGCCGGCGTTCGCGCCGCTGAAGCGAGCTACACTTCGGGAATGATGCAGGTGGTATACGACCCAGACCAAACAGGGTTGACGGCCGTGGCCGAGGGCGTTTCGACACATGGCTACGACGCCCGGGAGCGCGCAGACACGGGAGAAGACGACGACCAGCAGGCAGTAGGCCGCCTACTCGTCGGTGGGTTTTTTGGAATGATGACGATGATGTGGTACATTCTGTTTCTCTATCCCGTGTATCTCGGTATCGGACCGGGCGGCGGGCTCGTCAACCTCTCGGGTCCGGCCGGGGGGTATCTGTTCGCGAACGTCTGGGTCATGGTGACCGTCGTGCTGGGATACACCGGCTATCCCCTCCTCCGCGGGGCGGTGGTCAGCCTCCGGGTCGGCCACCCGAACATGGATTTGCTGGTTGCCGTCGCGGCGACGACCGCCTACGTCTACAGTACCATCGCGATGCTGCTCGGGCAGGTGGACGTCTATTTCGACATCGCGATCGTGGTCGTGCTCGCCGTGACCATCGGTGATTACTATCAGGAGCGCGTGCGTCGACGCGCAACCAGCCGCATAGCGGCTATTACCGACGAACGTAGCGAAACGGCGCGACGTCGAACAGCGGCAGGGACGGAGACAATCGACCACTCCGAGATTGATGGTCGTGATGAACTGGTGGTTCAAGAGGGCGAACGGGTCCCCGTCGACGGGAGCGTTGTCGAAGGAACGGGTGCGGTCGACGAGGCGTTAGTCACCGGGGAGTCACTCCCGATCACGAAAGGTCCCGGCGACGAGGTCATCGGCGGGGGCACTCTCGTCGATGGCGGGTTGGTAGTCCGTGCAGACGAGGAGCCGACGAGCACCGCCGACAGACTGGTCGAGACCCTCTGGAACGTTCAGAGTGGCGTCGCCGGTCCACAACGGCTCGTCGACCGCATCGCCACGGTGTTCGTCCCGCTGGTATTTGTTCTCGCAGTCCTGACCACTGTCGGCCATTTAGCGTTTGGGTCGGGTACTACCCCGGCACTGTTGACCGGATTGACGGTTCTCGTGGTCTCCTGTCCCTGTGCGCTGGGATTGGCGACACCGATGGCGGTGGCTGCGGGTATCCGTGACGCGCTCGCCGACGGTATCGTCATCACCGACAAGGGCGTCCTCGAGACGGCCACGGAGATAGAGACGGTTGCGTTCGACAAGACCGGGACGCTGACGACCGGCGAGATGGCTGTTCGGGACGTCGTCGGGGACGACGGGACGCTTGCGTACGCCGCGGCGATCGAGCAGTTCGCGACCCATCCGGTCGCCGAGGCCATTGTCGATGCCGGCACCCCCCGGGATGACCCGGTCACGGACTTCGAAAACTACCCCGGGCAGGGCGTCGGTGCGACCGTTGGGGACCGCGAGGTCCTCGTCGGCGGTCACTTCCTGATGGCCGACCGCGGCTGGACCATCCCGTCGGAGTTCGAGGACCGCTACCGATCGGCACCGGCCGATACGGTTCCCAGCTACGTGGGCTGGAATGGCCGGGTCCGGGGCGTCGTGGTCGCCGGGGACGAGTTCCGACCAGAGTGGGAGTCAGTTCTGAACGAACTCGCCGAGACCTACCGTGTCGTCGTCATCACCGGTGACGACCCGGGAGCCGCCCGCCGGCTCGACGACCACCCTGCCGTCGACGAGGTGTTCGCCGGCGTCCCACCGGAGGCGAAGGCGGCTGTCGTCGAGCAGCTGACAGCGACTGAAACGGTCGCGATGGTCGGCGACGGGAGCAACGATGCGCCCGCGCTCGCTGCCGCCGACGTTGGTATTGCGATGGAGCGTGGCACCCGGCTCGCCGTCGACGCTGCGGACGTGGTCGTCACCACCGACACCCTCACTCCAGTTCCGTCGGTCTTCGAGACGACTCGTGGAACCCGCCGTCGGGTCCGGGAAAACCTGGGCTGGGCATTTCTCTACAACGGTATCGCCGTCCCGCTCGCGGTCGCCGGTGTGCTCAACCCCCTTTTCGCGGCCGTCGCGATGGCGACCAGCAGCCTGCTCGTGGTCCTCAACTCCACGCGAGCCGTCCGCAGTCGGCCCGTGGCCGACCGACGGTGA
- a CDS encoding sulfite exporter TauE/SafE family protein translates to MTGDVGLVIFAIVGLLGGAHCLGMCGPLVTLYADQLGDDGPLRWPEIRQHLLFNFGRTVSYALIGGLMGLLGTVVYDTAAVVALADTLRAVAGIAVGGFIIVTGGLYLRTGTTAGAVARIGYGSLFWRLSTRLHQHVDQWVGGPRIVALGAVHGILPCPLLYPAFLYAFAIGSPAYGSLALAVLGLGTVPAVFGYGVAVNSVSPRFQSGLHRTLGAVFLILGYLPLSHGLLILGIELPHPSIPIYQPLG, encoded by the coding sequence ATGACTGGTGATGTCGGCCTCGTTATCTTCGCTATCGTCGGCCTCCTCGGTGGCGCGCACTGTCTGGGGATGTGTGGACCGCTTGTCACACTCTACGCCGACCAGTTGGGGGACGACGGACCACTCAGGTGGCCTGAAATCCGCCAACATCTACTCTTCAACTTCGGCCGAACAGTGAGCTATGCATTGATAGGGGGGCTCATGGGACTGCTTGGGACCGTCGTCTACGACACGGCGGCAGTCGTCGCACTGGCTGATACCCTCCGGGCGGTCGCCGGAATCGCCGTTGGTGGGTTTATTATCGTCACCGGGGGACTGTATCTACGTACTGGGACGACGGCTGGCGCGGTGGCTCGAATCGGGTATGGGTCGCTGTTCTGGCGTCTCAGCACACGGTTACATCAGCACGTCGACCAGTGGGTCGGCGGGCCACGTATCGTCGCGCTGGGTGCGGTTCACGGGATACTCCCGTGTCCGCTGCTCTATCCGGCGTTTCTGTACGCCTTCGCCATCGGTTCGCCGGCCTACGGTTCGCTCGCATTAGCCGTGCTCGGACTCGGAACCGTCCCCGCAGTGTTCGGGTACGGCGTCGCGGTCAACTCGGTTTCTCCGCGATTCCAGTCCGGACTCCATCGGACACTCGGTGCCGTATTCCTGATTTTGGGGTATCTGCCGTTGTCGCACGGGCTGTTGATTCTCGGTATCGAACTTCCCCACCCGTCGATTCCGATATACCAACCCTTGGGGTGA
- a CDS encoding sulfurtransferase, giving the protein MNSGLSGTPESVRNAVVTPAWLEEHLDEVGSESPDLRVVEVDLNTAFYDQGHIPGAVCIDWQQQLQHATRRDIPSESALADLLGARGITEDSRLILYGDNSNWFAAHLYWMLSYYGHEEMYLLDGGREHWLESGRPTTTAVPSYPRQSYRTRGPYEHVRAYRSAVKRALSKPTKFVDVRLPEEYDGTILAPPGMTESAQRGGHIPGAKNIVWSKNLQSDGRFKSPETLVELYRNRGIDRDSDVIVYCRIGERSSLTWFVLSELLGYPSVRNYDGAWTEWGNLIGVPIATGSDQ; this is encoded by the coding sequence ATGAATTCAGGGCTGAGCGGTACCCCAGAGTCTGTAAGAAATGCTGTCGTTACTCCTGCGTGGCTCGAAGAGCACCTCGACGAGGTCGGATCTGAGTCCCCTGACCTACGCGTAGTGGAGGTAGACCTCAACACCGCGTTCTACGACCAGGGGCACATTCCAGGTGCGGTCTGTATCGACTGGCAGCAACAATTACAACACGCGACTCGACGGGATATCCCATCGGAAAGCGCGTTAGCTGATCTGCTCGGTGCGCGTGGCATCACAGAGGATTCGAGGCTAATCTTGTACGGTGATAACTCGAACTGGTTTGCGGCCCATCTGTACTGGATGCTTTCGTACTACGGCCACGAAGAGATGTACCTACTTGACGGAGGACGGGAGCACTGGCTTGAGTCTGGGCGGCCGACAACGACTGCTGTGCCGTCCTATCCAAGACAGTCGTATCGCACACGTGGCCCGTACGAACACGTCAGAGCATATCGTAGCGCCGTCAAACGGGCACTATCAAAGCCAACGAAATTTGTCGATGTCCGGTTACCAGAGGAGTACGACGGCACTATTCTTGCCCCGCCCGGCATGACTGAGTCGGCCCAGCGTGGTGGTCATATCCCCGGCGCGAAGAATATCGTGTGGTCCAAGAATCTTCAGTCTGACGGGCGGTTCAAATCGCCCGAGACACTCGTGGAGCTCTATCGAAATCGGGGGATAGATAGAGACAGCGATGTCATCGTCTACTGTCGCATTGGCGAGCGGTCGTCATTGACGTGGTTCGTCCTGTCCGAGCTGCTGGGCTATCCATCGGTCCGTAACTACGACGGTGCGTGGACAGAGTGGGGGAATCTCATCGGTGTCCCGATTGCAACTGGCTCAGACCAGTAG
- a CDS encoding helix-turn-helix domain-containing protein: MREFVFEIRYEADTDELMDLFIETPEARSTTFLCSMGNAQLWRLDRITGPTSLVEQATALLTGSTYNQLSISDRACGGRHYSDVLENGSQRSLVYSYFENLVHCDSVPTITNRYITGALLFEIIREGNTERWRILMEDDKKVGMLYDTLGGLLQDGLSFHFDHVSDATGPLLTLFDSVSIRPEQSRVLELAAEEGYYETPRETTLDELAAELDWPRSTVSYRLRKAEAALVESYISAK; encoded by the coding sequence ATGCGGGAGTTCGTCTTCGAAATCCGGTACGAAGCCGACACTGACGAGCTGATGGACCTGTTCATCGAGACACCGGAAGCCCGTTCGACGACGTTCCTCTGTTCGATGGGCAACGCGCAGCTCTGGCGGTTGGACCGCATAACTGGCCCCACCTCACTCGTCGAACAAGCGACAGCACTGTTAACGGGGTCGACCTATAACCAGTTGAGTATCAGCGACCGCGCCTGTGGTGGCCGTCATTACAGTGACGTACTCGAAAACGGCTCACAACGAAGCCTCGTCTACAGTTATTTTGAAAATCTCGTCCACTGCGACTCTGTCCCGACTATCACTAACCGGTATATAACAGGGGCACTTCTCTTCGAGATTATCCGTGAAGGGAACACAGAGCGCTGGCGCATCCTTATGGAGGACGATAAGAAAGTCGGTATGCTGTACGACACGTTAGGCGGCCTTCTCCAAGATGGATTGTCTTTCCACTTTGACCACGTGAGCGACGCGACTGGCCCGTTGCTCACGCTGTTCGACTCAGTTTCTATTCGGCCTGAACAGAGCCGAGTGCTTGAACTGGCCGCCGAAGAGGGATATTACGAAACCCCACGCGAAACGACTCTTGATGAGCTTGCAGCGGAACTCGATTGGCCACGCTCAACGGTTTCGTACAGGCTGCGCAAAGCGGAGGCGGCCCTCGTTGAGTCTTATATCTCGGCGAAGTGA
- a CDS encoding ferritin-like domain-containing protein produces MTSTTDEVITVLRSAYLEELETVMNYRTNSIVLDGVRAQEIKESLEEDILEELTHAELLGQRLKQLDARPPGSAEFTAQQESLQPPEDSTDVLAVIRGVLDAEEDAISTYRQLVDLAREADDPVTEDLAVEILGDEEAHRTEFRGFEKEYSES; encoded by the coding sequence ATGACATCGACTACAGATGAGGTAATCACGGTACTCCGAAGTGCGTACTTAGAAGAACTGGAAACAGTTATGAACTATAGGACGAATTCAATTGTTCTCGATGGTGTTCGAGCACAAGAGATCAAAGAGAGCCTCGAAGAAGATATTCTGGAAGAACTCACACATGCAGAGTTGCTGGGACAACGGCTAAAACAGCTCGACGCTCGACCACCTGGATCAGCCGAGTTTACTGCCCAGCAAGAAAGTCTTCAACCCCCTGAGGATTCGACCGATGTTCTGGCAGTCATCAGAGGCGTTCTCGACGCTGAAGAAGACGCAATTTCGACGTATAGACAATTAGTTGATCTTGCACGTGAGGCTGACGACCCAGTTACGGAGGACTTGGCAGTAGAAATTCTCGGGGATGAAGAAGCACACCGGACGGAATTTCGTGGATTCGAAAAGGAGTACAGCGAAAGCTGA